From a region of the Babesia bovis T2Bo chromosome 1, whole genome shotgun sequence genome:
- a CDS encoding EF hand calmodulin family protein, with translation MADQLSEEQIAEFKEAFSLFDRDGDGSITTKELGTVMRSLGQNPTEAELADMINDIDTSGTGAIDFPEFLILMARKMKEGDTEEELVQAFKVFDRDGNGFISAQELRHVMTNLGEKLTNEEVEEMLREADVDGDGKINYEEFVKLMISK, from the exons ATGGCAGATCAGTTGAGCGAGGAGCAAATTGCCGAGTTTAAAGAGGCCTTCTCTTTGTTCGACAGAGATGGCGATGGCA GCATCACAACAAAGGAGCTGGGAACTGTCATGCGTTCACTTGGACAGAATCCAACGGAAGCTGAACTAGCTGATATGATCAATGACATCGACACCAGTGGAACGGGTGCCATCGACTTCCCTGAATTCCTGATACTCATGGCCAGGAAAATGAAAGAGGGTGACACCGAAGAGGAACTGGTTCAAGCGTTTAAGGTATTTGACAGAGATGGCAATG GGTTTATAAGTGCTCAAGAACTTAGACATGTTATGACTAACCTCGGAGAAAAGCTCACAAATGAGGAAGTCGAGGAAATGCTACGCGAAGCGGATGTCGATGGTGATGGAAAGATCAACTACGAAGAGTTCGTAAAGCTCATGATTTCCAAATAA
- a CDS encoding vacuolar membrane family protein, translating into MVSNAGSVVPVTQALAVGPTSSYFSSIPSSNGFLDNTERCTLIPGLFGLTIQLVLCVISITFVFLKYAFETPRRPPLVFLMDFVTMMCGSGTVHVLNILSSILIQRFQNGSESDMGDECNIYFMTTLFDSTFGIYIEYRIVRYLAIRKEAQHYLELTRKSVFNPTNEELADATRIATAALTRGVPVQGFSGDLENHSGGRRNDSSGFGGMQQDTERVSRWSQLLSVITDSGQWFRTMGNKKFLENLISWLAIVCGLKIISITLFTIFSGAVNSAGDFLLGFLHKQNTLKLLFVMIGAPLVLNVFQYCITDSIIKIKSNERARAAEEC; encoded by the coding sequence ATGGTATCAAATGCTGGATCTGTGGTCCCGGTGACCCAGGCCCTGGCCGTTGGTCCTACAAGTTCTTACTTTTCTAGTATTCCTTCTAGCAATGGATTTTTGGACAATACAGAACGTTGTACGTTGATACCTGGTCTCTTTGGACTTACTATTCAGCTGGTGTTATGCGTAATATCGATTACATTTGTGTTTTTGAAGTACGCATTTGAAACGCCAAGGCGCCCTCCTTTAGTATTTCTCATGGACTTTGTCACTATGATGTGTGGATCTGGTACTGTTCATGTACTGAACATTTTATCTTCTATTCTAATTCAGCGTTTTCAGAATGGAAGCGAGTCAGATATGGGTGATGAGTGCAACATCTACTTCATGACTACATTATTTGATTCCACCTTTGGGATATACATCGAATATCGCATTGTGCGTTACTTGGCTATTCGTAAGGAAGCGCAGCATTATTTGGAATTGACTCGTAAATCGGTTTTTAATCCGACGAATGAAGAATTGGCTGACGCTACGCGTATAGCTACAGCAGCTCTTACTAGGGGTGTTCCAGTTCAAGGCTTTTCTGGCGACCTGGAGAACCACAGTGGCGGGAGGCGGAATGACAGCAGCGGTTTCGGCGGAATGCAGCAGGATACAGAGCGTGTCAGCCGCTGGAGTCAATTGCTTTCTGTCATTACTGATTCTGGTCAATGGTTCCGTACCATGGGTAATAAGAAATTCCTCGAGAACTTGATATCCTGGTTGGCAATTGTCTGTGGACTCAAAATTATCAGtattacattatttacTATATTTTCTGGTGCTGTTAATTCTGCTGGCGATTTCCTACTTGGGTTTTTACACAAGCAAAACACTCTGAAGCTGTTGTTCGTGATGATTGGTGCACCATTGGTACTGAACGTCTTCCAATATTGTATCACGGACTCCATCATAAAGATAAAGTCTAACGAACGTGCTCGTGCGGCTGAAGAATGCTAG
- a CDS encoding ribosomal protein L17/L22 family protein, which yields MVKYSKAPSNISKCAQAKGSHLRVHFKNTYETAEAIRGMSVNAAKRYLQDVIDHKRCVPFRKFNGGVGRCAQAKQFKHTQGRWPEKSCRVLIDLLVNLQANAEVKGLDSDQLHIEHIQVNRAPLGRRRSYRAHGRIIPFLSHPCHVEIIAIEKDETVPKFVEPSKKVIKLNKRQLARFRLRDARSAARAALNKA from the exons ATGGTGAAGTACTCAAAGGCTCCTTCGAACATCTCGAAGTGTGCCCAAGCCAAGGGGTCGCACCTTCGTGTTCACTTCAAAAATACATATGAAACTGCTGAAGCTATTCGTGGCATGTCTGTAAATGCCGCCAAGAGGTACCTCCAGGACGTTATTGACCACAAACGCTGTGTTCCCTTCCGCAAATTCAACGGTGGTGTTGGACGATGCGCTCAGGCCAAGCAGTTTAAGCACACACAGGGTAGATGGCCTGAGAAGTCTTGCCGTGTTTTGATTGACCTTCTTGTTAACCTTCAAGCCAATGCTGAG GTTAAAGGATTGGATTCTGATCAGCTCCACATCGAGCACATCCAGGTCAACAGGGCACCACTCGGAAGGAGGCGTTCTTACCGTGCCCACGGAAGAATCATTCCATTCCTATCCCACCCATGCCACGTGGAAATCATCGCCATTGAGAAGGACGAAACTGTGCCCAAGTTCGTAGAACCTTCTAAAAAGGTGATTAAACTTAACAAGCGCCAATTGGCCAGATTCAGGCTTAGGGATGCTAGAAGTGCTGCTAGAGCCGCTTTAAACAAGGCTTGA